Genomic DNA from Ruminococcus sp. OA3:
GTCCTTTATTTTTGCACGGTCATCGAGGTGAGAAGTTGCAATATCTTTCATACCGATGATCGCGTTTAACGGAGTCCGGATATCATGACTCATCCGGGAGAGAAAATCTGATTTTGCCCGGTTGGCATCCTCCGCCTCTTTCAGAGCGCAGCGCAGCTGCACAGCCTGTTTTTCAAGCTGGTGCTGCATTTTCCGCAGTTCAGTTTCGTTGGTGATATCAATATATATGACCAGATAGATGGGATCCCCATCCTGATGACCGATGCAGGAGGCATTAATCTGAAGCCACGCAGTGCTACCGTACTGATCATTCATCTGTACGGTAAAATGTACGGGGGCGCCGGCGAGAAGCTCTTCTCTGTGTGACTGAAATACTGTCAGGTTCCGCATGACATTGCAGCGATATAAAGCGTAATCCATATTCTTCCAGCTTTCCTCACCGAAAAACTTAAAGAAGCGGTCATTTCCATCCAGCAGAGTAAAGCCAAGGTCCTTTCCGACACGGTATTTAGCGATAAAACCCGGCAGGTTATCGTAGGTGACTGACTGCTCCAGCTGCATCTGCATGACATTGCTGACATCGGTCATTGCAGTGTAAGAGACCTGATAACCGTTAATATATTCATCAGTAAATCTGGCGGTCATACGCACCCAGATATATTCCCCATTTCTCCGCCGCATTCGGGTAATCATGGTATAATGATTCCTGCCGGCATTTACCATTTTGACGACTTCTTCGCCCAGCTGTTTCCAGAGAACTTCATCATGAATCCCCAGTTCTTCATTCATATAATAAGTATCACACAGATTATGATAGACGGCCTCATATTCCTCACGGGAGTAACCGATCAGATCATAATAATAATCATTTGCCCAAACCAATGTGAAGTGATCATCCAGCAGATGTTTGCTGACACTTACCTGAAGCAGGTTCATTAATGTATCGTATTCATATCCGGTCTGTCCATGACTTTTGTTAAGTGTATCCATATATTTCCTCCATTTTAACAATCTGCATGAAAGATAAATTAAATCTATTTAACAACATCTTTCCTATTTGGGCTATAGGTATATAGTATATCAGCCATGCGGAAAAATCAAGTTGTATGTTCTGATTTAAGTTGATATACTGAAATTGTTATAATAAGGCTTAAAAAAGGAGGGGTAGTGGTTGTATCAGGAGCCTCATATATATGAATACTTATTTCAATCGCTGGTATTACAGTTTGAGTGCGGCGCTTTTTCCGGAGGGCAGGCATTTCCGTCACAACAGCAGCTCTGCAGACAGTACAATGTCGGAATCACTACGGTTCGAAAGGTGATGAAAATGTTAAATGACTGCGGTTATATCCAAACATCATCCGGTCTTCCGGCGACGGTGATCTATCAGGCTGCACATGAAGACTTCATATCCACTCTTGCCAGCCGCAGGAGCGAGATAGCAGACTGTTACCAGGGGATGAAACTGCTGCTTCCGCAATTGTACCGTGAAGGCGCAAAACTGTGCGGAAAAAGTGAGCTGAAGGCAATGCAAAAAATTGTCGATGGGATTACTGACGATATGGAAGTTTCCATGCTGTATCGCCAGGCAAATGACTTCCTAACAATCACGCTTCAGCCGTTTCGAAATCAGCTGATTACTGACCTGGAGATTGATGAGGAGAATTATCTGCATATTCCTTATATCCCTGCTGACGACACGGATGACCCTTTCTACCGGTCCGCGTTTCATATGAAAAACTGGCTGCAGACGGCTCACAATAGAATTGAACAAAAACAATTTAATGAATTCTACGCGAGTATTCTGCGTACCTACCATGACACAGGGCGAAGAGTGGACAGATATCTCAGCATTCTCAGTAAACATGCCGCTGAAGTTTCATTGTCGAAAAAAAATATGCTCTGGTTCCGGACAAAAGGGCATTCTGAACTGTATTCACGTCTGGCTATGACAATAATGCGCCGTATTTTAAATGGTGAATTTGAGGGTCAGAAATACCTTCCTTCAATTCCCGGGCTGATGGAAGAATACGGTGTCATGAAAGAGACCGCCAGCCGTGCAGTCAAGCTGCTGAACACGCTTGGCTTTACGCGGACCATAGATAAAAAAGGAACAGTCATTGCCACGGATGATTTTCGAAGCGTCAAGGGACGTGTTGATTTCAATGAACCCGTGATTCGGAACAGGCTTATACTTTTTCTGGATGCCCTTCAGATCTTAGCGCTGACCACACGCAATTGTGTGTCAGAGTTTCCGCGGGTTTCGGAAGAGGTCATCTGCGAAATGGAAAAAAATCTAAATATGACTGACAAAGATCAAATAAGCCCTCAGGCAGTTCAGATACTGATGAATTATATGATACACTCAGCCCCCTGCCATTCTCTGCAGAATATATATCAGCAGCTGAATGAACTGCTGTTATGGGGAAATTATCTGCTCTTCGCAGATGAGACGTTATATCCCGATACCAGCAGTGTATCGCGGACAACCGCCGATATTGCTGATGCTCTGAGGACAAGGGAGCAGGCCGCTCTGCCGGAACTCACAGAAAGGTTTTTTTCACAGAGCTACGAGGGAATCTACTCCCTGGTTGCCCGGCTGATGAATGGAGCGGAAAATCTTCCGGTCTTCCTTACACGGACACCGGTCAGACGGAGCTGAACTTATGTTGAAATCATGGTAAAACATAAAATTCTTCCTGGAGGATGATGTGGACGTGGAACATATGAGCCCATTCCTGAAGATCGTGACCAACAAATACGCTGCGACGGAATTGACACTGATACTGGCATACCTGCTGACGAAAGTCGGTTATGCGGAAATCTGGCCGCTATTCGGTTCAGCGAATCTTCAATTTCTCAACAAATGCTGGAATAAAGGAGCTTAGTGTGAATACGCCAAATAACAAACGGAAAAGAGAATCCATTGAGAGGATTGAAAAGGTTTTTATTGACTTGCTTCAATCCAAAGAATTAAATCAAATAAGCGTGTCCGATATCTGCAAAAAAGCCGGACTGAACCGTACCACTTTCTATGCGAATTATGCTGACATTTACGCGTTGGCCGATTCGATACGGGATAAACTGGAAAGCAGTCTGTCTGAACTTTACCAGAGCGAGATTACGCAGGGATATAACAGTAATGATTATCTGAGATTGTTCCGGCACATAAAAGAAAATCAGATATTTTATAAAACTTATTTTAAACTTGGTTATGACGACCAGTACAAAATTATCAGCTATGATATAAATCTTGCACGTCAGCACTTTCAAAATTTATTTATAGAATATCACATGGAATTTTTTAAAGGCGGTATCACAAAAATCATTAAAATGTGGCTGCAAAATGGCTGCCGGGAGAGCCCCGAAGAAATGTTTGAAATCATAAGAAGCGAGTACCGTGAACGGACCTGACCCGACGATTCGAGAACAGCAACGCCGGTGCCCCATACGCAGGGAAAAGACGGCATAGCCCTGTATGAGGCTATGCCGCCTGACCCAAAACCCTGGAAAGAAGGTTATCGTGCCGGCATCTGAAAGCCGGTAAGCGCTTTGTTCAGATAATCATTGAACGGTTTCATTCTCTGAAATATATCGACGGCATGTTCAATGAACAGGTCCGCATTCAGCAGATCTTTATCCCGAATAAAATGTTCCACATACCAGCTCTTGTATTTCAGATATTCCGCCTGAGGATTTTCTCTGTCATAGCCTGCCGGTACATTTTTCAGAGAAGTACCTTTCACGGAAAAGAGTGAGCAAAAACCCTCAGCGCCGGTGATCTCTTCCCATTCACCGGGATGCGAGGATATGTAATCCCGTACCATCGAAGTGGCGTCCTTAAACATATCGGCAAATAATCCACCGCCCAGAAACGTCTGATCGCCGGGTTTGATCATCATGTAATATCCGACCGGAACGGGGAGCTTTCCCTTTGCCGCAATGTGTGCTCGGAAAGCCGGATTGTACGGGGATTTGTCATGGCTGAAACGGGTATCCCGCACAAGCCTGAAAGTCAGGTTTTTGGGAATGTTATGAAGAATGGAGGGGTCTGTCTCACCGATTCGAAAAATCAGTTCCTGAAGCAGGTTCTCAAACTGTGCAGATGCCTCTTTTTGTTCTGCCTTATGGGTATGGTACCATTCACGGTTATTGTTTTCGCCAAGTTCCGCTAAGTAGTCTAATATGATTGCTGTATTCATGATCGTTCTCCTTACGAATTTTTTACGATGGAAAGTGATGCCGAGTCTAAAAAGTCAATGAGAAACTGCCTGGTGCGTTCCGGCGACTCATAAGTTTTGCAGAAACAAAATTTTAAGGACGTATTGTCAATGTCCTCCATTGCGTCTTTAAAATTAACCCTGGTATCTTCCGGTATACTTGCAGCGCTGGTATAATCCAGGCTTTTTGGGTTCAGCCGGCGGTTCTGTATGGCATAATTGATACGGTTTCTGCATCTGCATCTGCCGCTTCCATATTCACCGCAGTATGCCTCCAGAAAATCACCCATTTTTT
This window encodes:
- a CDS encoding GntR family transcriptional regulator; protein product: MYQEPHIYEYLFQSLVLQFECGAFSGGQAFPSQQQLCRQYNVGITTVRKVMKMLNDCGYIQTSSGLPATVIYQAAHEDFISTLASRRSEIADCYQGMKLLLPQLYREGAKLCGKSELKAMQKIVDGITDDMEVSMLYRQANDFLTITLQPFRNQLITDLEIDEENYLHIPYIPADDTDDPFYRSAFHMKNWLQTAHNRIEQKQFNEFYASILRTYHDTGRRVDRYLSILSKHAAEVSLSKKNMLWFRTKGHSELYSRLAMTIMRRILNGEFEGQKYLPSIPGLMEEYGVMKETASRAVKLLNTLGFTRTIDKKGTVIATDDFRSVKGRVDFNEPVIRNRLILFLDALQILALTTRNCVSEFPRVSEEVICEMEKNLNMTDKDQISPQAVQILMNYMIHSAPCHSLQNIYQQLNELLLWGNYLLFADETLYPDTSSVSRTTADIADALRTREQAALPELTERFFSQSYEGIYSLVARLMNGAENLPVFLTRTPVRRS
- a CDS encoding carbon starvation CstA 5TM domain-containing protein; this encodes MDVEHMSPFLKIVTNKYAATELTLILAYLLTKVGYAEIWPLFGSANLQFLNKCWNKGA
- a CDS encoding TetR/AcrR family transcriptional regulator, encoding MNTPNNKRKRESIERIEKVFIDLLQSKELNQISVSDICKKAGLNRTTFYANYADIYALADSIRDKLESSLSELYQSEITQGYNSNDYLRLFRHIKENQIFYKTYFKLGYDDQYKIISYDINLARQHFQNLFIEYHMEFFKGGITKIIKMWLQNGCRESPEEMFEIIRSEYRERT
- a CDS encoding DUF2461 domain-containing protein produces the protein MNTAIILDYLAELGENNNREWYHTHKAEQKEASAQFENLLQELIFRIGETDPSILHNIPKNLTFRLVRDTRFSHDKSPYNPAFRAHIAAKGKLPVPVGYYMMIKPGDQTFLGGGLFADMFKDATSMVRDYISSHPGEWEEITGAEGFCSLFSVKGTSLKNVPAGYDRENPQAEYLKYKSWYVEHFIRDKDLLNADLFIEHAVDIFQRMKPFNDYLNKALTGFQMPAR